AGCTCGAGTGGCGGAATTGGTAGACGCGCTGGATTCAAAATCCAGTTCCTCTGGAGTGCGGGTTCGATTCCCGCCTCGAGTACGAAAGTAAAAAACCCCTGTATGTACAGGGGTTTTTTGTGTTTATAATGTTTTTAGATTACTTTAATTTCCCGAAGATTCTAATTTTTATTTTAAAGTTTTTTAGTCGATTTATATTATTTTTAAAGGTGTAACTCTTAATCAACTGATTGAATTACTTGGGAACACTATTCTTTTTCATCTTGTTAATCCTTATAATTCTACCTATTATCGATAATGCTATTGCAATAAGGCAGCTTAAAAAGTCTACAATCATAGTTGATACTCCTGTAAATGACATCAAACTAGCGAATAATTATTTTTAGATTTATTTTTTAATACGTATTCTTTTTGCTCAGAAGATGAACGAAACCACGCTTGCTAAAACTTTTTTGAAAAATAGAGTCCGACGTTTCCTTCGGAATATCTTGGAATAAGGGACATATCCTTTGAGTTGATGAAGGGATTCCATTTAAATAAGTAGTCAAAATGATAGACTAATTTGGTGACTAGAATACCTAAACCGGCACCAGCCAAGACATCGGAAATCCAATGTTTATTATTTGCCAATCGTAACCCACCCGTAAGCGTAGCAAAACCGTATCCCGAATACGCTAAGAGCGGACTGGCATCTTTAAATTCTTCATAAACGACAGCGCCAGAGGCGAAAGTGATAGAAGTGTGCCCAGAAGGGAAAGCATTTTCATTAGCGCCATCAGGTCTAAGTTTGTAAATGTTTTTTTTTAGCGCTCGCGTCAATACATCTGTCAAAATCATGGAAAGGGCAAGATTTTTAGTCTGATCAAACCAATGGTTTTTTGCTTTAATGCCTGCTATGTCAGCAATATATAGGGTGGCCACAGGTGCATATCGTGTATAATCATCTAAACTTGTTTCAAAATCGTTTCCTATCCAATGTCTAGAGCTTGTATTAAATGATTTCTCAAAGCCACTATCAGATAATAAGATACCTGTACCAATAAGCGATAGCGGTACTATAGTTTTCTTTAATAGATTAGTCTTTGGTGCGACGGTAGTGCTGTCTACTTGTGCAGCAGCCTTGCCCAATATAAAAATAACTAGAATGGTAAGTATTTTTCTTTTCATAAAAAGCGGGGTTCTATTGTTTCTTTGCTATTGCATTTCTTTTAAATTAAAGTATGGTCTTTCTAGCACCAAACAATGAATTTAGAATAGTGAACACTCTTTTGGTTGTTATGCTTAGTCTGTTGAACATTCAAAATATAAAGAAAATACCAGTTAAAGGAATTTCATGCACACTATTGTTGTGACAAAGAGTATTTAGGTGGTTTTAAGCTAGCGTAATTTTGTGTTTTAAAGGATTGATTTTCAAATGTAAAATGAAATTCTAAAGAGAAATTAAAGTTATTTCAGTTTTATGAAAAGTCTATAGATTTTGCCTAATAGTCTAAAAAAAACGGATACTATATCGCAAAAAAAAGAGCTCAGAGTCAATTAAGACCGAGCTCTTTTACGAGAACACTATATGAAAATGAAAATTTACTAACTAACTCGTGTCAAATATAGTATGTTTACTCACTTTTGTAAAACTATTGATGTGTAAGTAGCAAAACATGTGGTTTATCTGTTACATTTTGTTGTAAGACCTATTTAAAACTTTGATTTATACTTTTAAATTTCATGAAGCTTCCGGTAACACAATAGTAAATGTGCTACCACTCCCAATCTCACTTTCAATTTTAAGGCGCCCATTATTTTTTTTCAAATAATAAAAACAGCTGCGTAATCCAAAACCAGAACCATTTTCTTCAGAAGTTCCTTTTGTAGTGTACCAGTTGGTGCCATTTAATATTTTATGTGTTTCTTTTTCAGAGATACCAACACCATTGTCTTTAATGGTAATGTGTATTTCTCCGTTAAGTGAACTTGTT
This genomic stretch from Cellulophaga algicola DSM 14237 harbors:
- a CDS encoding phosphatase PAP2 family protein, with amino-acid sequence MKRKILTILVIFILGKAAAQVDSTTVAPKTNLLKKTIVPLSLIGTGILLSDSGFEKSFNTSSRHWIGNDFETSLDDYTRYAPVATLYIADIAGIKAKNHWFDQTKNLALSMILTDVLTRALKKNIYKLRPDGANENAFPSGHTSITFASGAVVYEEFKDASPLLAYSGYGFATLTGGLRLANNKHWISDVLAGAGLGILVTKLVYHFDYLFKWNPFINSKDMSLIPRYSEGNVGLYFSKKF